A region from the Corylus avellana chromosome ca7, CavTom2PMs-1.0 genome encodes:
- the LOC132187508 gene encoding probable LRR receptor-like serine/threonine-protein kinase At3g47570, which yields MGLPTFILAVVSVFCFCLATYGIVGNETDRHALLDFKAKIISDPFMVLSSWNDTTHFCHWRGVTCGRRHQRVTELRLSSQKLVGSISPSIGNLSFLRLLNLSKNSFSHKIAPQIGHLRRLLILQLSNNSFGGSIPANVSRCSNLKFFSLSYNNLVGHIPGEFGSLSKLQIFAVNKNLLTGSIPPSLGNLSSLKVFSAPLNYLSGHIPDTLGQIMSLQYIALASNNLSGTIPPSIFNLSFITNFDVGVNQIQGSLPLELGITLPNLQNLAVSMNQFTGSIPPSISNASNLESLTVGENSFTGNVPSLEKLHKLYRLSTTNNYLGSGEADDLSFLLSLTNATSLELLAIDGNNFGGVLPECISNFSSTLIYFSISGNSIDGTIPSGITNLVNLERIYMWNNQLSGNIPTNIGKLQRLQELILQGNHLAGNIPDSLGNLTLLTKLSFMDNNFQGSIPSSLGNCTFLVLLDLSNNNLSGTIPPHVIGLSSLAISLDLSQNRLMGPLPMEVGNLKNLGALYMAENVLTGEIPSSLGSCIKLELLDMHDNFFEGTIPSSLDSLRGIQELDLSRNNLSGKIPNFFVGFNSLDLLNLSYNNFEGMVPADGVFKNSSATSIVGNSQLCGGIAEMQLPKCSVRETKKTKLNSTMKLIISIVCGLLGVIFVLSFLFVYWLRRKRKEPTSSSSRNLFLNLSYQSLLKATDGFSPANLLGVGSFGSVYKGIIDEGRMIIAVKVLNLLRRGASKSFLAECEAIRNIRHRNLVKILTVCSGIDYQGNDFKAIVYEFMVNGSLEDWLHPIVKEDETHQEQKNLNLDQRLDIAINVASALEYLHYNCQSQILHCDLKPSNVLLDNEMIGHVGDFGLSRFSPEDKDNSSTNQSSSIGVRGTIGYTPPEYGMGNEVSSYGDIYSYGILLLEMFTEKRPTDDMFQGTLNLHSFVQEALRERVVEIVDPIIFQGEEEETIMNGAHNNSNTRRSKIQECLILMFEIGIACSVEQPQERMNMKNVVTDLHLVKKRLLKTRMHAGGQITSRP from the exons ATGGGGCTTCCCACCTTCATCCTTGCAGTTGTTTCTGTCTTCTGCTTTTGTTTGGCCACCTATGGCATTGTCGGGAATGAGACAGACCGACATGCCTTGCTTGATTTCAAGGCCAAAATAATCTCTGACCCTTTCATGGTTTTGAGCTCATGGAACGACACCACCCACTTCTGCCATTGGCGTGGCGTCACATGTGGTCGCCGCCACCAAAGGGTCACGGAGTTGCGCCTTTCATCTCAGAAACTCGTGGGGTCTATATCTCCTTCCATTGGAAACTTGAGCTTTCTAAGGCTTCTGAATCTCTCAAAGAATAGCTTCAGTCACAAAATCGCTCCACAAATAGGCCATTTGCGTAGATTGCTGATACTACAGTTGTCCAATAATTCATTTGGTGGGAGTATTCCTGCAAATGTATCTCGTTGCTCTAACCTCAAGTTTTTCAGTCTTAGTTATAACAATCTGGTCGGGCATATTCCTGGTGAGTTTGGCTCCTTGTCAAAGCTCCAAATATTTGCTGTCAACAAAAACTTACTAACAGGAAGTATCCCTCCATCTCTTGGCAACTTATCGTCACTTAAGGTATTTTCAGCACCCTTAAATTATCTGAGCGGGCATATCCCTGATACTCTTGGCCAAATTATGAGTCTTCAATATATTGCACTTGCTTCAAATAACTTATCTGGTACCATCCCTCCATCAATCTTCAATCTCtcttttattacaaattttgaTGTGGGAGTTAATCAAATTCAAGGGAGTCTTCCGTTGGAGTTGGGCATAACTCTTCCTAATCTCCAAAACCTTGCCGTTTCCATGAACCAATTTACAGGCTCCATTCCTCCTTCAATATCCAATGCCTCAAATCTGGAAAGCCTTACAGTTGGTGAAAACTCTTTTACTGGAAATGTGCCTTCTTTGGAAAAGCTGCATAAGCTGTATAGGTTGAGCACTACCAATAACTACCTAGGAAGTGGGGAGGCTGATGACTTAAGTTTTCTCTTATCTTTAACCAACGCCACCAGCTTAGAACTGTTGGCTATTGATGGCAACAATTTTGGTGGGGTCTTGCCTGAATGCATCAGTAACTTCTCATCTACTCTTATATATTTTTCGATAAGTGGCAATAGTATAGATGGAACGATTCCAAGTGGGATCACGAATCTTGTCAACTTAGAGAGAATTTACATGTGGAATAACCAATTGTCAGGTAACATTCCCACTAATATTGGAAAGCTTCAAAGATTGCAGGAACTGATTCTACAAGGAAACCATCTCGCAGGCAACATACCGGACTCTCTTGGAAATTTAACTCTGTTAACCAAACTATCTTTTATGGACAACAATTTTCAGGGAAGCATTCCTTCAAGTCTAGGTAACTGCACCTTCTTGGTCTTATTGGATCTTTCTAATAATAATCTTAGTGGTACCATACCCCCACACGTGATCGGTCTCTCATCCTTGGCAATCTCTCTTGATTTGTCCCAAAATCGCTTAATGGGTCCCCTTCCCATGGAAGTCGGAAATCTGAAAAATCTGGGTGCTTTGTATATGGCAGAAAACGTGTTAACGGGTGAAATTCCAAGTAGTCTTGGCAGTTGTATTAAGCTAGAGCTTCTAGACATGCATGACAACTTTTTCGAGGGGACCATTCCATCAAGTTTAGATTCTTTGAGAGGAATTCAAGAATTAGATCTTTCTCGGAATAATTTGTCAGGAAAAATTCCAAACTTTTTTGTGGGTTTCAACTCCTTGGATCTTTTGAATCTATCTTACAACAATTTTGAGGGTATGGTGCCAGCAGACGGTGTTTTCAAGAACTCAAGTGCAACTTCAATTGTGGGAAACAGTCAACTTTGTGGGGGAATTGCTGAGATGCAGTTGCCTAAATGTAGCGTCAGAGAGACTAAGAAGACGAAATTGAACTCAACcatgaaattaattatctcCATAGTTTGTGGGCTTCTAGGAGTAATTTTTGTGctgtcttttttatttgtctattggttaagaaggaaaagaaaagaacccaCTTCAAGTTCCTCAcgaaatttgtttttaaatttgtcATACCAAAGTCTCCTAAAAGCCACTGATGGGTTCTCCCCTGCTAATTTGCTTGGTGTGGGTAGTTTTGGATCTGTGTATAAAGGAATCATTGATGAGGGTCGAATGATAATTGCTGTCAAGGTGCTCAATCTTCTGCGCCGTGGAGCTTCCAAGAGCTTTCTTGCTGAGTGTGAGGCCATCAGAAACATCCGGCATCGAAATCTTGTAAAGATACTAACAGTTTGTTCAGGTATTGATTATCAGGGTAATGATTTCAAGGCTATAGTTTATGAATTCATGGTCAATGGTAGCCTTGAGGATTGGTTGCATCCAATTGTTAAAGAAGATGAGACGCACCAGGAGCAAAAGAATCTGAATCTTGATCAAAGATTGGATATCGCAATTAATGTTGCGAGTGCATTGGAATATCTCCATTATAATTGCCAAAGTCAAATCCTCCATTGTGACCTCAAGCCGAGCAATGTTCTTCTCGACAATGAAATGATTGGACATGTTGGAGACTTTGGGTTATCAAGATTCTCTCCCGAAGATAAAGATAACTCTTCAACCAACCAGTCGAGCTCTATTGGCGTCAGAGGAACTATTGGTTATACTCCTCCAG AGTATGGTATGGGAAATGAGGTGTCTTCCTATGGTGATATATATAGCTATGGGATCCTCCTTTTAGAAATGTTTACCGAAAAGAGACCCACAGATGACATGTTCCAAGGCACTCTAAATCTACATTCCTTTGTCCAAGAAGCTTTGCGTGAACGAGTGGTCGAGATTGTGGATCCAATAATCTTTcagggagaagaagaagaaacaattATGAATGGTGCTCATAATAATAGCAACACTAGAAGAAGCAAAATTCAGGAGTGCTTGATTTTGATGTTTGAGATTGGAATTGCTTGTTCTGTTGAACAGCCCCAAGAACGTATGAACATGAAAAATGTTGTAACTGACCTTCATTTGGTCAAAAAGAGACTTCTTAAAACCAGAATGCATGCCGGTGGCCAAATTACAAGTAGACCATAA
- the LOC132188178 gene encoding probable LRR receptor-like serine/threonine-protein kinase At3g47570, with protein sequence MSNNKLSGNIPPDMGKLKRLQEMYFHINNLSGNIPHSLGNLSMLLKLSLSDNDLHGSIPSGLGSCQSLLLLNLSINNLSGTIPPEIFSLSSLSIGLYLSRNRFTGPLPMEVGNLKNLGILDMSENMLTGEIPNSIGSCTLMETLGMQGNFFQGTIPSSFSYLRGLQKLDLSRNNLSGKIPNFFVGFSSLYLLNLSYNNFEGLVPTNGVFKNSSATSVVGNSQLCGGIPEMRLPKCNFKESTKTKLTLSMKLIISIVCGLLGVISMLSFLYVCWLRKKRKEITSSSSGNLLLNLSYQSLQKATDEFSPANLLGVGSFGSVYKAIINEGRTTIAVKVLNLQRREASKSFLAECEALRNIRHRNLVKILTVCSGVDYQGNDFKALVYEFMVNGSLEDWLHSSTIEDQVHQEQRDLNLNQRLNIAIDVASALEYLHYHCQKKPIIHCDLKPSNVLLDDEMIGHVGDFGLARFSSEDNNNSSTNQSSSIGVRGTIGYTPPEYGMGNEVSSYGDVYSYGILLLEMFTRKRPTDDMFQGRLNLHYFVQEALPNRVVEIADPILFREREEDIAMNNSHNNSRTRRSKIQECLTLMFGIGVACSVEQPGERMNMKDVVTELHLVKKRLLKTTSRP encoded by the exons ATGTCGAATAACAAATTGTCAGGTAACATACCTCCTGATATGGGAAAGCTTAAGAGACTACAGGAGATGTATTTTCACATAAACAATCTCTCAGGTAACATCCCGCACTCTCTTGGAAATCTGAGTATGTTACTCAAATTATCTTTAAGTGATAATGATCTTCACGGAAGCATACCTTCAGGTCTAGGAAGCTGCCAATCTTTGCTATTATTAAATCTTTCTATTAATAATCTCAGTGGTACCATACCTCCAGAAATCTTTAGTCTCTCCTCCTTGTCAATTGGTCTTTATTTGTCTAGAAACCGTTTCACAGGTCCCCTTCCCATGGAAGTtggaaatttgaaaaatttggGTATATTGGACATGTCAGAAAACATGTTAACCGGTGAAATTCCAAATAGTATTGGCAGTTGTACTTTGATGGAGACTCTGGGCATGCAAGGAAACTTCTTCCAAGGGACTATTCCATCAAGTTTTAGTTATTTGAGAGGACTTCAGAAGTTAGATCTTTCTCGAAACAATTTGTCAGGAAAAATTCCAAACTTTTTTGTGGGTTTCAGCTCGTTGTATCTTTTGAATTTATCTTACAACAATTTTGAGGGCCTAGTGCCAACAAACGGCGTTTTCAAGAATTCAAGTGCAACTTCAGTTGTGGGGAATAGCCAACTGTGTGGGGGAATACCTGAGATGCGGTTGCCAAAATGTAACTTCAAAGAGTCTACAAAGACGAAATTGACCTTATCcatgaaattaattatctcCATAGTTTGCGGACTTCTAGGAGTAATTTCTATGCTTTCTTTTCTGTATGTATGTTggttaagaaagaaaagaaaagaaataacttCAAGTTCTTCAGGAAATTTGCTTTTGAATTTGTCGTACCAAAGTCTCCAAAAAGCCACTGATGAGTTCTCCCCTGCTAATTTGCTTGGTGTGGGTAGTTTTGGATCTGTATATAAAGCAATCATCAATGAGGGCAGAACGACAATTGCTGTCAAGGTGCTCAACCTTCAGCGCCGTGAAGCTTCTAAGAGCTTTCTTGCTGAGTGTGAGGCCTTGAGAAACATTAGGCATCGGAATCTTGTAAAGATACTTACAGTTTGTTCAGGTGTTGATTATCAAGGTAATGATTTCAAGGCTTTAGTTTATGAATTCATGGTCAATGGAAGCCTTGAGGATTGGTTGCATTCGAGTACTATAGAAGATCAGGTGCACCAGGAGCAGAGGGATCTTAATCTTAATCAGAGATTGAATATCGCCATTGATGTTGCGAGTGCATTGGAATATCTCCATTATCATTGCCAAAAAAAGCCAATCATCCATTGTGACCTCAAGCCGAGCAACGTTCTTCTCGACGATGAAATGATTGGACATGTTGGAGACTTTGGGTTAGCAAGATTTTCTTCCGAAGATAACAATAACTCTTCAACCAACCAGTCAAGCTCTATTGGTGTTAGAGGAACAATTGGTTATACTCCTCCAG AGTATGGTATGGGAAATGAGGTCTCCTCCTATGGCGATGTATATAGCTATGGGATTCTACTATTAGAAATGTTTACTAGAAAACGACCCACGGATGACATGTTCCAAGGCAGACTAAATTTACATTATTTTGTCCAAGAAGCTTTGCCTAATCGAGTGGTCGAGATTGCGGATCCAATTCTTTTTCGTGAAAGAGAAGAAGACATAGCGATGAATAATTCTCATAATAATAGCAGGACTAGAAGAAGCAAAATTCAAGAGTGCTTGACTTTGATGTTTGGGATTGGAGTTGCTTGTTCTGTTGAACAGCCAGGAGAACGGATGAACATGAAAGATGTTGTAACTGAACTTCATTTGGTCAAGAAAAGGCTACTTAAAACTACAAGTAGACCATAA
- the LOC132188181 gene encoding probable LRR receptor-like serine/threonine-protein kinase At3g47570 isoform X2, whose protein sequence is MSVQLKLTSQDLRFLRSNSDSRPFRHLGNLLLNLSYQSLQKATDEFSPANLLGVGSFGSVYKAIINEGRTTIAVKVLNLQRREASKSFLAECEALRNIRHRNLVKILTVCSGVDYQGNDFKALVYEFMVNGSLEDWLHSSTIEDQVHQEQRDLNLNQRLNIAIDVASALEYLHYHCQKKPIIHCDLKPSNVLLDDEMIGHVGDFGLARFSSEDNNNSSTNQSSSIGVRGTIGYTPPEYGMGNEVSSYGDVYSYGILLLEMFTRKRPTDDMFQGRLNLHYFVQEALPNRVVEIADPILFREREEDIAMNNSHNNSRTRRSKIQECLTLMFGIGVACSVEQPGERMNMKDVVTELHLVKKRLLKTTSRP, encoded by the exons GAAATTTGCTTTTGAATTTGTCGTACCAAAGTCTCCAAAAAGCCACTGATGAGTTCTCCCCTGCTAATTTGCTTGGTGTGGGTAGTTTTGGATCTGTATATAAAGCAATCATCAATGAGGGCAGAACGACAATTGCTGTCAAGGTGCTCAACCTTCAGCGCCGTGAAGCTTCTAAGAGCTTTCTTGCTGAGTGTGAGGCCTTGAGAAACATTAGGCATCGGAATCTTGTAAAGATACTTACAGTTTGTTCAGGTGTTGATTATCAAGGTAATGATTTCAAGGCTTTAGTTTATGAATTCATGGTCAATGGAAGCCTTGAGGATTGGTTGCATTCGAGTACTATAGAAGATCAGGTGCACCAGGAGCAGAGGGATCTTAATCTTAATCAGAGATTGAATATCGCCATTGATGTTGCGAGTGCATTGGAATATCTCCATTATCATTGCCAAAAAAAGCCAATCATCCATTGTGACCTCAAGCCGAGCAACGTTCTTCTCGACGATGAAATGATTGGACATGTTGGAGACTTTGGGTTAGCAAGATTTTCTTCCGAAGATAACAATAACTCTTCAACCAACCAGTCAAGCTCTATTGGTGTTAGAGGAACAATTGGTTATACTCCTCCAG AGTATGGTATGGGAAATGAGGTCTCCTCCTATGGCGATGTATATAGCTATGGGATTCTACTATTAGAAATGTTTACTAGAAAACGACCCACGGATGACATGTTCCAAGGCAGACTAAATTTACATTATTTTGTCCAAGAAGCTTTGCCTAATCGAGTGGTCGAGATTGCGGATCCAATTCTTTTTCGTGAAAGAGAAGAAGACATAGCGATGAATAATTCTCATAATAATAGCAGGACTAGAAGAAGCAAAATTCAAGAGTGCTTGACTTTGATGTTTGGGATTGGAGTTGCTTGTTCTGTTGAACAGCCAGGAGAACGGATGAACATGAAAGATGTTGTAACTGAACTTCATTTGGTCAAGAAAAGGCTACTTAAAACTACAAGTAGACCATAA
- the LOC132188181 gene encoding probable LRR receptor-like serine/threonine-protein kinase At3g47570 isoform X1 — MRLPKCNFKESTKTKLTLSMKLIISIVCGLLGVISMLSFLYVCWLRKKRKEITSSSSGNLLLNLSYQSLQKATDEFSPANLLGVGSFGSVYKAIINEGRTTIAVKVLNLQRREASKSFLAECEALRNIRHRNLVKILTVCSGVDYQGNDFKALVYEFMVNGSLEDWLHSSTIEDQVHQEQRDLNLNQRLNIAIDVASALEYLHYHCQKKPIIHCDLKPSNVLLDDEMIGHVGDFGLARFSSEDNNNSSTNQSSSIGVRGTIGYTPPEYGMGNEVSSYGDVYSYGILLLEMFTRKRPTDDMFQGRLNLHYFVQEALPNRVVEIADPILFREREEDIAMNNSHNNSRTRRSKIQECLTLMFGIGVACSVEQPGERMNMKDVVTELHLVKKRLLKTTSRP; from the exons ATGCGGTTGCCAAAATGTAACTTCAAAGAGTCTACAAAGACGAAATTGACCTTATCcatgaaattaattatctcCATAGTTTGCGGACTTCTAGGAGTAATTTCTATGCTTTCTTTTCTGTATGTATGTTggttaagaaagaaaagaaaagaaataacttCAAGTTCTTCAGGAAATTTGCTTTTGAATTTGTCGTACCAAAGTCTCCAAAAAGCCACTGATGAGTTCTCCCCTGCTAATTTGCTTGGTGTGGGTAGTTTTGGATCTGTATATAAAGCAATCATCAATGAGGGCAGAACGACAATTGCTGTCAAGGTGCTCAACCTTCAGCGCCGTGAAGCTTCTAAGAGCTTTCTTGCTGAGTGTGAGGCCTTGAGAAACATTAGGCATCGGAATCTTGTAAAGATACTTACAGTTTGTTCAGGTGTTGATTATCAAGGTAATGATTTCAAGGCTTTAGTTTATGAATTCATGGTCAATGGAAGCCTTGAGGATTGGTTGCATTCGAGTACTATAGAAGATCAGGTGCACCAGGAGCAGAGGGATCTTAATCTTAATCAGAGATTGAATATCGCCATTGATGTTGCGAGTGCATTGGAATATCTCCATTATCATTGCCAAAAAAAGCCAATCATCCATTGTGACCTCAAGCCGAGCAACGTTCTTCTCGACGATGAAATGATTGGACATGTTGGAGACTTTGGGTTAGCAAGATTTTCTTCCGAAGATAACAATAACTCTTCAACCAACCAGTCAAGCTCTATTGGTGTTAGAGGAACAATTGGTTATACTCCTCCAG AGTATGGTATGGGAAATGAGGTCTCCTCCTATGGCGATGTATATAGCTATGGGATTCTACTATTAGAAATGTTTACTAGAAAACGACCCACGGATGACATGTTCCAAGGCAGACTAAATTTACATTATTTTGTCCAAGAAGCTTTGCCTAATCGAGTGGTCGAGATTGCGGATCCAATTCTTTTTCGTGAAAGAGAAGAAGACATAGCGATGAATAATTCTCATAATAATAGCAGGACTAGAAGAAGCAAAATTCAAGAGTGCTTGACTTTGATGTTTGGGATTGGAGTTGCTTGTTCTGTTGAACAGCCAGGAGAACGGATGAACATGAAAGATGTTGTAACTGAACTTCATTTGGTCAAGAAAAGGCTACTTAAAACTACAAGTAGACCATAA